ATTCTTGAAGAAATGCTCCATAAAAAACTAGGTATCTTTAATTGTGATTTTTTAACTGGGTACATTTTTACTTCTCTTAATAAATCCGTTATTTCTAATTCTTTATCATAAATACTCTTTGCTGTTATTATAGCTCTTTTTAAATCACTACAATAACATTTACTCCATTGACTATGACCTAAATCAATTTTATTTTCTATAACTAACGCATTATCATAACTAGTAACATACTCTTCAAAATCACTAGAACTCATCATTCCATTAACCTTATAATCAACTTTGAAATGTCGTACTATCCCAATTCTCATTTTATCCCCCTTCACTTTATTAAAACACCACTAATGAAATCCTCCTATTCAATATAATACTATTTAAACTATAATAATGTAATACTACAATAAAAAATACGCAAATTCAATGTTGAGTATTCTTAGACAAATTTCTATATTTAACAATTCCAATTTATTTTTGCTGGATTAGGCTCATCTATTATAGCCACTTTGCGTAAAGCTTCCTCCATATTCTTGCACTCTCTTGCTGCAATCTCATCATAAACCTCACTCTTCTCATTAACACCAACAGATGAATATGCTATGGCTGCAGCACCGTAAAATGCAAGGCCTAAAGAACTTGTAATAGTATTAATAGTTGTAGTAGTTGCTCCAATTGCTCTAGCTGCAGCTTGTGCAGTTGGATTTCCTTCTACTTCTCTTGCAACTATTTGAGCTTCCTTAATAATTTTCTTTGCATCTGTTAATTTTTTTTTTCCTTCTAGCCATTCATTAGATGCATTTAGTGCATTTTTTAAACGGAAATCCTCAGGATAATTCTTTTCATAAATAGGTAGAATATGCTCACTTGCATATTCATTACACCATTTTACAATAGTACTTTTGCTTTGTGTTTCTATTAACCTCATAAGAGAAACGATATATGGTGAATCTGCTTTTCCAAGCATTTTGCGTAATTTAACCATAATAACTCCTTTTTCTTGAATATATTTTTGAAATTAATAATCTCATCATAAACAATTCTATATCTTAGATTATTATACCTTCAAAATGGCCCACTTCATGATGAATAATCTGTGCTGTGAATCCAATTAACCCAACCTTTCTAATTTCTTTGTATAAACAATCTTATTTATATGAGTTTCCATAATATTGATACTCCATTTTCTCAAAAAAATCAACTTTGGGTTCAAGGAACTTAAACTTATAATTCTCACCATCTTCAAAATAAGAATTAAGAGTGTCCAGTATTTTATCCCAATTCCATAATTCATCACCTATATTTAAGTAATCTTTAAACTTTTCACAGCCTCCTGGTGCTATTGGATGAACTAGTACTGCTATTACTTTGCAAGCATAGAAGCAATCAGCTATTACTTGTCTTTTTAGTTCTTCCTTTTTAATATTGTTAGACCAATACTTGTTTATTTCTCTTATATAAGCATCAAGAACATATGATATCCTATGAAAATCTTGATTATACATATGGGTTTCATATTCTAATACCGTTCTTTCTGTTGATTCTTTTATTTTTTCGCTTACTTCTTCCTTGGGAATACTTTCATTCATGCTTTGCAAGGTATAGAAACATGAACGAAGAAGCCTATTAAACACATTAGTTAGAAGATTCCCTTCCTTTAGCACTGGATCTACACCTACTTTTTCTTCTTCATTCATATAAACTTGCGGTTTGAATCCAACACTCTTTGAGGATAATCCTAAGCTCATAAAGTGCATGCGTAATTGGTCTTTTGAATAATGTTTTAATAATTCATCTGCCATTGGAGGCTTAACCTCTGAACTACTACTAGCTTTTTTATCCATAAATAAAACGTGTTTATTAGGAATAATATGCGGAAGCTTAACTTTAGAAACATCTACAGCTTCACCTTTAGCTATTTTTAGTCCAATAAACATTGCCATTGCAACAATTGAATAGAAATAAATATTATCTTCACCTATAAATTGATATACCATGGAATCTTCATCACACCACCAACTATGCCAGTTTTCAGAATTTTCCCCTATTGACTCTAGATATGCCTTGGTAAAAGATATTGGTGCCCATAATGATTCTGGCCACACCCAGAATGTTAAATCCTTTAATTCATCTCTATCTGGCACTTTTACTCCCCAAGAGATATTTCCTGATAATCTAAAAGGAACCAAGGTCTTACCACTTGTATAGTTAATACTCAAATTATCTAACATTTCTTTAGCTTTATCTCTATCTTCTAAGTTTTCAAAAATAAAAGTTACAAAAGATTTCTTTTCTTCATCTATTGTCTCATGCTTTGGAAATTTAGCTTCTAACTCACTAAGATCATCAATATATTTTCTTGGGACATATATTAATGGCTTCTTTAAAAATTCATCTATAACTTTAAGCTCATATTTTCTTCTGTTAGTGTTTTTCTTTAAAAACTCATTAAGCTCATTGATGATATCCATAGAATCATCTAATGTAAAATACCAGTTATCTGCACTCTTTAACTGTGGCCTTTTCCCTGATAATGCACTAATAGGATTGATTAATTCTGATGACATATATTGATGTCCTAATGAACATTCTTCTGCATATGCCTTGTCAGAATTACATCCAGCAATTGGGCACTTTCCAGTTACTTGTCTCCCATTAAGAAACATTTTTTTCTCTTCATCATAAAATTGTAGTGCCGACATCTTTTTTATATAGCCATTTTTTAATAAGGTATTAAATATTTCTTCTGAAGTTTTATTATGAATTTGCCCGGTTCTTCCAATAGCTGAAGCACCAAAAAGATTCAAACTAACATTGTAATCCTCTAAGGTTTTCTTTTGACTTAAATGATTAGCCTTAACATAGTCCTCTATAGTTTTTTCATAGCCATCTTCCTTAAGCTTTCTATAGCTTTCAAGAATAGGTGAGCCATAACAATCTGTACCTGATATAAAAATTACATTATCTTTCCCTATTCTATCTCTTAAAAATCTTGCAAATATATCTGCATGTATAAACATTCCGCCAACATGCCCAAAATGAAGGTTTTTGTTTCCATAAGGCATTCCAGCTGTTATTACAGCCCTCTTTGGAAATACTGGTCTTTCATTTCTTCCTAATCTTTTATTTATCATATTTATCACTCCTTGAAATTTCACTATAATTTTTTACGTCAAAAAGCCCCTGTAGAACTATAGCTACAGGGGCAAAAATTCTATTTTGCGGTACCACCCTTTATTCTCTAAAATGTCATCATTTTAGACTCCTCAAGTACACCATCTCCTAAAATTCCTAAGAAAAATCATACTCTAGTTCTGTAACGTGAACCGACGTCATAGTATCACTTATAATAAACTCTTATAAGATCCGTATGCAGCTCCAAGACTTGTTTCATTATAAATTCATAACTTCCTCTCACCAAATAGAAGCTCCCTGTATACTACTTTATAACTACTGCTCTTTTCATAGCTTTTATTTTCTATAATTATATACATTATAAGATTAAGTGTCAATTGTAATATTAACTCTGATTGCATAAATTGTATGTGACACAACTTTTAGGAAATACCATGTATTTTGAAATTATATAATCTTCGTCTGTAAGTTGTTCAACTAAATAACTAGCTAATCTATTACTAAGTGGATATACAAAATTATATGAGCTGTTATTAATAGTTCCATAGAGCTTCTCTCTCAAAGAATCTACTAAATGATGCAAAAGCTTTATATTATTAAAATTCTTTTCTCTAAGTATAGATGCAGGTATTGCTATCAAATAAGTATCTTCTACTGCATCAATATTGCAAAGTATAGGCATATCTTTTAAAAGTTCTACATCTCCTATAGTATTAAAATCTTTATAGAATTTTAAAAGCATTGATTTTCCATTTTCAAAAGGATAATAAATTTTAATTTTACCATCTACAAGTAAATAATAATATTCAAGATTTTCCCCTGATTCTAATATATACTCTTGTTTTTCATAGAAATGAAGTTGTGCATATTTTAATATTTCACAACCAAACTTCTGTTCTATATTATGTTTTTTGATATACTGCTTTATAAGTCTGGCATCTGAAATTCTTCTCATAAAACCTCCTAACATGACTAATGTCATGTTCTAATTTTTATAAATATATTATTTTATTTATAACGACTTGTAAAGGAGTGAATAAATTTGAATAAGTATAGAAATTTAGCTGCTACATTAGCTTCTATTATTTTTTGCTTTATTATGTTAAAATTCACATCAAATACTCCTACTATAGCTAATACTTCTTTAGCTCATTTTCTAGGTGGAGTTATAGGTGTTTTAACTACTTATATATTCAATGTAATAGTTCATAAAATACCAACAGTGTATACAATTATACTACGTTTTATAGATCAAATGCTTACAAGTGCAATTATAGATTATTTATACTTCAATATTTTTTCTATAGGAAAGGTAGTAGGATGCATACTATTTTTAATAGGTATTATACTTAATGCAAAATATGATGAAAACTATAAGCAAAAACAACTTAAATTACTTAGTAATTAAATTATTTATATAAATTTGGGAGGACATATTATGAAATATGAAGTTATATTATTTGATGCAGATGAAACATTATATGATTTTAAAAGATCTGAAAGAGAAGCATTTAAAAATACAATGCTTAAGTTTAACATAAACTATGATGAAAGTTATCATTTGAAAATTTATAAAGAAATAAATACAGCTCTATGGAAAGAGTTTGAACAAGGACTTATTACACAAGAAAATTTAAAAGTAGAAAGATTTAAAAGATTATCAGATAGACTAGAGGTAATTTTTGATGAAACTACCTTTGCAAAATTATATATGGAGTATTTAGCCGATGCATCATTTTTATATGATAATAGTATGGGGCTTATAGAAACTCTAAACAAGTCTTACAGACTTGCTATAGTAACTAATGGTCTTACCTTAGTTCAAGATAAAAGAATCAGAAAATCTACTATAGCAAAATTTTTTGAGACTATAGTAATATCTGAAGAAATATTAATATCAAAACCAAATCCTGAAATTTTTCAACATACTTTAAAAAATATAAATTTCTTTGATAAAAATAAAGTTTTAATAGTAGGGGATAGTTTAAGTTCTGATATACAAGGTGGGATAAACTTTGGTATAGACACCTGTTGGTATAACCCTAACAAAACTATAAATAAAACTTCAATAAAACCTACTTATGAGATTTCTAATTTTGACGAGCTTAAGTCTTTGCTACTTAATTCATAAAAATATTTATAAATAATAGTAAAAAGATATAGAATTAAATCTAATTCTATATCTTTTTAAATATTTGATAAACCGCACCCCTTTACTTGTGATACAGCTCACCTCACCCTAACTAAAAAAGTTCTACTTCCCCATATACAATATAATTAATAGTATTTCTAATTCAAGTTTCCATTATATTTTTATGTGAAAATAGCTAGTAAAACTTTTATAATTTTACTAGCTAACTTTGCAATATATCCTTTATCCAATTAGGTATCTTTTTGTCAACCCATATTATCTTACCTTTTTTTAAATACATAATTTCTCTTAATACTTCTGTATTATCATATATATTTACTTCATCACAGATTTCAATTACATCATTTAGATTTTTTAACGAATCATAATATCTTCTTTCTATATCTTTATCAGGTATTCCATGTCCACCTTTATTTACCCTAATTTTAACTCTTTCCTTAGCAAGTTCTGTATTTTCTAATCCTATATAATTCATAACAATATAAAAACCTTTTTCTTTTGCAAAGTTTATATTCTTTATTATACTTCTGCCAGATAATGTTGTTTCTTGATTAAAAGATATACCTTTTAAAATATAATGCTTTATTAACTTAACAGCTTCTCTAGCACATTTAATCTGAAGATTACTATCTTTCCAAGATCCAATTCTTGCAACCATTTCATCGGTATTTATTCTTTTCTCATCTTTATTTTCATGATAGTATATAGATTTATATATTAAAGTCTTTCCTGCACCATTAACACCAGCAAAAATTGTATATGTAGGCATACTATTCACCTATAACTTTCGCCTGTTCTTTTTGTAAGACTAAATTTGACAAAGTCATATAAAAGTCCTGCTCTTCTTTTGTTTTTGCATTTTTAAACAATTCCTTTAATTGACTATATGAATAATTTATAAAAATATCATATAAATTAATATCATTATTTTTCAATTAAATTACCTCCTTCAAAAATTATTTATACAAATATTATATACCAAATCCTCTAGTTTATAAACCTAACTTCTTTTAATTATGGTTCTCCACAGGTACGCTTCACCGCACCGTAAGGCAAACACTTCTCCTCTTACAATATAACCATTTTAATTTTCATTCAAATTTTGATTATGTTTTTCTAAAAAAATAAGATAGGCTTTTAAACTTATCCAGTTGTTTGCATTTCTTAATTCCCTATACATATAATACTTTTCTATATAATCATCACTTCTATTTTACCACTTTTAATATATTCATCTAAACAAATTGGAATTTGTATTACCCAACATTAAATTGAAATTTATCATATACAATAACTTAATTTCTACTTCCAAAATATGGTGCTGCAATGCCTCTTCCACTACCAAAATCCAATAATTTTTTATCCTGTATAAAATTTAACTGATTCCATGTTATTTGCTTTTGCAGTAATTCCCATACTGAAATATCACTACTATACATTTGTTCCTTTCTCTACAAATTTATTAATTTAACCCATGAAAAGTAGAACTCTTAATAGTATATTCTAATTACATTCTCATATTTTCTCAATACTTTTTTCATGGCTCTTAATACCTCCCCATTTTACCTTTAAACGTAGTAATTTAATTCTTCGCATTGAAACTTATTAGCTAACAAATAAATTACTATTTGCTTAAAGATTATATGAATAATCTTTACTTCGCAGTTAATTACTATTATGAATTAATTTCAATATATTACCAGTGTATGTAATACTTGACTCCTAACGTAAATAATGAAATAATGGTATAAGGAAAATTCAAGATGTAATTTATGAAACTTAAACATCCAAACCTATTTGTAATGATTCCGCGTTCAGCACGAGATAAAGTCTCCGATTACTTTGATCTTGACATTGTCGGAGAATGGGAATTAACAAAAACCCATTACTTAAAATGACCTTCTTTCATAGATATTTGTTTTTGTTATTCAATTATACACGAAAATAGGAGAGCATTGTTTTTTGTTTTGAAAATGATGTAACCATTGAAAATATAAGATTTTAAAGAAGAAATATGGATGTCATACTTCACACCATCTTGAATTTATAGGAGGAATGAATATGTAAGCAAGAAAATTATTGGATGCATTATTGGTCACCGAAAAGCTGAAAGATACAACTCGCCATTGCTATACTTCCAAAGGCAGACACGAGAGTGTTGCAGAACATAGTTGGATGATGGCCTTGATGGCTTTCTTTATGAGGGATGAGTTCCCCCAAGCTGATATGGATAAGGTTATAAGAATGTGCATTATTCACGACCTGGGAGAATGTTTTACTGGAGATATTCCTACTTTTGAAAAGAACCTAGACCACGAGCTGATTGAAGAAAATCTGCTGTATAGCTGGGTTCATTCCTTACCAGAGGACTATGCAGTAGAAATGCGAGAACTTTATGAGGAAATGGAAGAGCGTAAAACAGTTGAAGCTCAGATTTATAAAGCCATTGATGGCCTTGAAGCATTGATTCAGCACAATATGTCTGACTTGTCTACTTGGATTCCGAAAGAATTTGAACTCAATTTAACCTACGCAGATGATAAAGTTGCGTTCTCCTATTATTTGAAATCTTTAAGACAAGCTATTCGTGAAGATACCATCAAAAAGATTGATGAAGCAAAGTAAAACTCTATGGTAAAATATCAATTTTCTATTTCTTTGTAAATTCCTATTTATCTTTCTACATTTTCCAAAAATTCAATAAAATAATTATAACACAAACCAATACTATTCTTTATATCAATGGCTTGATTTTAATATTTTATAACTTTGTAATAATTTTGGTTCTCCACAGATAGGTTTCTCCTTATCATAAGTAAAAAATTTTAGACTTTCCTATATACAATATAATTAATAATATTTGAATTTCAATTATTAATTTCACAGCTTTTCTGGCACATTTTATTTGAATGTTATTATCTTGCCAAGAACCAATGCTATCTATATTATTCAACTCAGCAATAAACTATTTTAGAAGTTAAAAAATCAAAATTAAATAGAATTTTATTTATATTAATGTACTGCTAAAACTTTTAAGTAATAATTCATTAACCACATTAGAATGTTAATAATTTGCAATTTAAAAAGTATAGTTTATAATAAATATATAACCAAAAAGGAGAGTTATCTATGATAAAAATAGTAAAAAAACTCGTAGACAATTTTTATAAAATACCTATTTTATTTACCTTTGGAATAAGTTTTTGTATATCCCTATTATGTTACACTATTTTAACCATTATAGGACAAACTTCAATATCTGGCTTAATTAAATCTAGCCTATTAGGTACCCTTTTTGCATTACCTATAACATTAACTCTTGAAAATCTGATATTCTTTATACTTAATCCTAAACATGATAATAATAGTTCTGCACAGAAAAAAATAGAAGTTTTTGGATTATGTCTTGGAATACTTTATTCTACTTTTTTATTTAACTTTTTAGAAGTTAAATTTGCAGATTGGAATATTCAGTTAAGTAATCAGCAAATTCATTCACCAATATTTCTGAAAACAATGCCAACTATAATAACAATGTTACTAATTTCTTCTATTGGATATATTTATTGTAGATTCATAGATTTAAAAAATCAACCTCCTTTAGCTACAGTTCTTGGAATTGCCGCTATGTATCTTGGTATAATTCTATCCACAACTTGGTGTATTCAAATATGGAGTCATTCGATTCTATTAATTCTCTTACCTGTTAACTATATAATTATCATTTTAAAAACAGTACGATGTTTAATTTATCAAAAATCTAAAATTATAGAGAATGAAATGAAGTTTGACTGTAATGGTGAATTTTCTAAGCTTGATAAAATAATAAGCAACTCCTCTAATTGGCCATGGCTAGGTGTTGTTGTAATGTTACCTTTATTAGGCGTAATTATAATTATTTTAATTCTTTTTGGTCAAAAACCAGACAGTATTATAAAAGCTTGGACAGAAACAGCTGATTGGACCTTTTCTCAAAAAATAGCTCCACAAAATATATATTATGATCAACATTATTTATGTACAGTTGCAGCTGGTGGACATAAAGAAGTTGTAAAGCCAATAAGAGAGGGAAAACGTCATGGACATAAGGTATTGGTAAATCGTCAATTATGTATTGCAAATGCCTTTGAACAAATTCTTGAGGAAAGGGCACCTAAGCTTCATGCATTTATAAGAGGTATATATGATAAATATGGATACCCTATTGCAACTAAAATAAAATCACCTTATATAGCAGATATGATTTATTTTTTAATGAAACCATTAGAATGGATATTTTTAATTGTTCTCTATTTAGTGGATACAAAACCAGAAAATCGAATTGCAATACAATATCCACATACTGATATTCCTAAATTTTAAACATTTTTACACCATTTTCTATATAAATTACCTCCTAAAAGAAAGTTATTTATATAATGTTATCTCATGTTTCTATAATTATTTTTCTAACAATATATTAATTAATGTTATTCATCATAATCTCTTAAATAAATTAGAAATTTGATGGTTTCCATAATCTCAATTTAATTTACAGGTTTTTAATGAAATATGATTGGCTGAATTTTTCGAAGCAAGGTTCAATTTTAAAAAGCTCAGAATAACCAAGCTTTTTATAAAATTCAGGAGCCTGAAAACTATATGTGTTTAACAGGATTCTTTTTAATCCGTTTATTCGGGCAGCATTTTC
The nucleotide sequence above comes from Hathewaya histolytica. Encoded proteins:
- a CDS encoding putative immunity protein, whose amino-acid sequence is MVKLRKMLGKADSPYIVSLMRLIETQSKSTIVKWCNEYASEHILPIYEKNYPEDFRLKNALNASNEWLEGKKKLTDAKKIIKEAQIVAREVEGNPTAQAAARAIGATTTTINTITSSLGLAFYGAAAIAYSSVGVNEKSEVYDEIAARECKNMEEALRKVAIIDEPNPAKINWNC
- a CDS encoding YjjG family noncanonical pyrimidine nucleotidase — its product is MKYEVILFDADETLYDFKRSEREAFKNTMLKFNINYDESYHLKIYKEINTALWKEFEQGLITQENLKVERFKRLSDRLEVIFDETTFAKLYMEYLADASFLYDNSMGLIETLNKSYRLAIVTNGLTLVQDKRIRKSTIAKFFETIVISEEILISKPNPEIFQHTLKNINFFDKNKVLIVGDSLSSDIQGGINFGIDTCWYNPNKTINKTSIKPTYEISNFDELKSLLLNS
- a CDS encoding HD domain-containing protein, which encodes MDALLVTEKLKDTTRHCYTSKGRHESVAEHSWMMALMAFFMRDEFPQADMDKVIRMCIIHDLGECFTGDIPTFEKNLDHELIEENLLYSWVHSLPEDYAVEMRELYEEMEERKTVEAQIYKAIDGLEALIQHNMSDLSTWIPKEFELNLTYADDKVAFSYYLKSLRQAIREDTIKKIDEAK
- a CDS encoding class I tRNA ligase family protein — its product is MINKRLGRNERPVFPKRAVITAGMPYGNKNLHFGHVGGMFIHADIFARFLRDRIGKDNVIFISGTDCYGSPILESYRKLKEDGYEKTIEDYVKANHLSQKKTLEDYNVSLNLFGASAIGRTGQIHNKTSEEIFNTLLKNGYIKKMSALQFYDEEKKMFLNGRQVTGKCPIAGCNSDKAYAEECSLGHQYMSSELINPISALSGKRPQLKSADNWYFTLDDSMDIINELNEFLKKNTNRRKYELKVIDEFLKKPLIYVPRKYIDDLSELEAKFPKHETIDEEKKSFVTFIFENLEDRDKAKEMLDNLSINYTSGKTLVPFRLSGNISWGVKVPDRDELKDLTFWVWPESLWAPISFTKAYLESIGENSENWHSWWCDEDSMVYQFIGEDNIYFYSIVAMAMFIGLKIAKGEAVDVSKVKLPHIIPNKHVLFMDKKASSSSEVKPPMADELLKHYSKDQLRMHFMSLGLSSKSVGFKPQVYMNEEEKVGVDPVLKEGNLLTNVFNRLLRSCFYTLQSMNESIPKEEVSEKIKESTERTVLEYETHMYNQDFHRISYVLDAYIREINKYWSNNIKKEELKRQVIADCFYACKVIAVLVHPIAPGGCEKFKDYLNIGDELWNWDKILDTLNSYFEDGENYKFKFLEPKVDFFEKMEYQYYGNSYK
- a CDS encoding DMT family transporter codes for the protein MNKYRNLAATLASIIFCFIMLKFTSNTPTIANTSLAHFLGGVIGVLTTYIFNVIVHKIPTVYTIILRFIDQMLTSAIIDYLYFNIFSIGKVVGCILFLIGIILNAKYDENYKQKQLKLLSN
- a CDS encoding histidine phosphatase family protein, which encodes MRIGIVRHFKVDYKVNGMMSSSDFEEYVTSYDNALVIENKIDLGHSQWSKCYCSDLKRAIITAKSIYDKELEITDLLREVKMYPVKKSQLKIPSFLWSISSRIAWKLNHHSQLETITYTRKRAKEFLSKLDLNSDENILIVSHGFFLITLINELKLLGFNGGVPSEMKNGYLYILEK
- a CDS encoding DUF6688 domain-containing protein codes for the protein MIKIVKKLVDNFYKIPILFTFGISFCISLLCYTILTIIGQTSISGLIKSSLLGTLFALPITLTLENLIFFILNPKHDNNSSAQKKIEVFGLCLGILYSTFLFNFLEVKFADWNIQLSNQQIHSPIFLKTMPTIITMLLISSIGYIYCRFIDLKNQPPLATVLGIAAMYLGIILSTTWCIQIWSHSILLILLPVNYIIIILKTVRCLIYQKSKIIENEMKFDCNGEFSKLDKIISNSSNWPWLGVVVMLPLLGVIIIILILFGQKPDSIIKAWTETADWTFSQKIAPQNIYYDQHYLCTVAAGGHKEVVKPIREGKRHGHKVLVNRQLCIANAFEQILEERAPKLHAFIRGIYDKYGYPIATKIKSPYIADMIYFLMKPLEWIFLIVLYLVDTKPENRIAIQYPHTDIPKF
- a CDS encoding zeta toxin family protein, which translates into the protein MPTYTIFAGVNGAGKTLIYKSIYYHENKDEKRINTDEMVARIGSWKDSNLQIKCAREAVKLIKHYILKGISFNQETTLSGRSIIKNINFAKEKGFYIVMNYIGLENTELAKERVKIRVNKGGHGIPDKDIERRYYDSLKNLNDVIEICDEVNIYDNTEVLREIMYLKKGKIIWVDKKIPNWIKDILQS